One segment of Engraulis encrasicolus isolate BLACKSEA-1 chromosome 7, IST_EnEncr_1.0, whole genome shotgun sequence DNA contains the following:
- the LOC134452042 gene encoding NEDD4-binding protein 2-like 1 produces the protein MDEGLDPVIIDNTNMSWQEMFPYVLMGFYRGYWIKFILRIDTFNVSLDKIVRRCPNIPRGKLERMKKRYQSVKHVYQILWDDDCNWKYRSSIDSWKP, from the exons ATGGATGAGGGGCTGGATCCAGTCATCATCGACAACACCAACATGTCATGGCAGGAGATGTTCCCCTATGTACTGATG GGTTTTTATCGAGGATACTGGATTAAATTCATACTAAGAATTGATACCTTCAATGTTTCCCTTGATAAAATCGTCAG GAGGTGTCCAAATATTCCACGCGGGAAACTGGAAAGGATGAAGAAGCGGTACCAGTCTGTCAAACATGTCTATCAGATCCTCTGGGATGATGACTGTAATTGGAAGTACAGGTCCAGCATTGACAGCTGGAAGCCTTGA
- the LOC134451759 gene encoding NEDD4-binding protein 2-like 1, whose translation MGRRKHPHRTKTLYILRGLPGTHKSDKARDIQDRLGGVIINADEYHRNKKGQLVIRPEKLNEGHIWARGQALQAMDEGMDPVIIDNTNMSWREMFPYVLMGFHRGYWIKFLLTKDTFRVSLDEIDRYVVHLDSFRT comes from the exons ATGGGGAGAAGAAAACACCCTCATCGCACAAAGACCCTCTACATCCTTCGCGGTTTGCCTGGAACCCATAAGTCCGATAAAGCACG GGACATTCAGGACAGGCTTGGTGGGGTGATCATCAACGCCGACGAGTATCATCGCAACAAAAAGGGACAACTAGTTATCAGACCTGAAAAACTCAATGAAGGACACATATGGGCGCGTGGGCAAG CTCTGCAGGCTATGGATGAAGGGATGGATCCAGTCATCATCGACAATACTAACATGTCGTGGCGGGAGATGTTCCCATATGTACTGATG GGTTTTCATCGAGGATACTGGATTAAATTCCTGCTGACGAAAGATACCTTCCGTGTTTCCCTTGATGAAATCGACAGGTATGTGGTCCACCTGGACTCATTTAGAACATAG
- the LOC134451760 gene encoding uncharacterized protein LOC134451760, with protein MVLINRIALSMVAAPIDAPCPLGGCSAPLRYTRNTTRKSELVGLLRSRTRLLETNVDLQQALNGAEDSCAQLEASNNELKAQLKSAQVSSRAIEALKLEMDEVKTALSQSLQDLGSSQAKYIQLQRENKVLKETVEAHNNKVSDISYQRRMDKETMALQKTQIKALKAELRGAMLTIGQDGQMIMERNAQIRDLEVAVEELRAIREVQREKVHDLKEELELALIHGGGSTMGHDGSISVGTNHLSLAQELMNSSLDLENSKPINDQSRTVCRETNADTATAHLEVPAMQRAEAKHMDLTAEGSGQAKTSSDHNNNVLQVDKSSRPFQAALLVTGVIGIGLFTLWKLKS; from the exons CCCTATCGACGCCCcctgccccctggggggctgtagcgccccgttGCGATACACAAG GAACACCACCCGCAAAAGCGAGCTGGTTGGCCTGTTGAGGTCCAGGACTCGACTGCTGGAGACCAACGTCGACCTTCAGCAGGCCCTCAATGGCGCTGAGGACTCCTGTGCCCAACTGGAGGCTTCAAACAACGAGCTAAAGGCCCAGTTGAAGAG CGCACAGGTGTCCTCAAGAGCCATTGAGGCACTGAAGCTGGAGATGGACGAGGTCAAGACCGCCCTCAGCCAGAGCCTGCAGGACCTCGGCAGCAGCCAGGCCAAATACATCCAGCTG CAACGGGAGAACAAGGTCCTTAAAGAGACTGTGGAGGCACACAACAACAAG GTGTCGGATATTTCATATCAGCGCCGGATGGACAAAGAAACAATGGCACTCCAAAAAACTCAAATAAAGGCCTTGAAG GCAGAACTAAGAGGAGCAATGCTCACCATTGGTCAGGATGGCCAAATGATAATGGAG AGAAATGCTCAGATAAGAGATCTGGAGGTGGCTGTGGAGGAGTTGAGGGCCATCAGAGAG GTTCAGAGAGAGAAGGTCCATGATTTGAAGGAGGAGCTCGAGTTGGCGTTGAT tcatggtggtggcagcaccATGGGACATGATGGGTCAATATCAGTTGGCACCAACCATCTGTCGCTGGCACAGGAGCTAATGAACAGTTCCCTGGACCTGGAGAACAGCAAGCCAATCAACGA ccaaTCAAGAACGGTTTGCCGGGAGACCAACGCCGACACGGCCACTGCCCACCTTGAGGTTCCTGCAATGCAGAGGGCAGAAGCGAAACACATGGATCTCACTGCAGAGGGATCTGGCCAGGCCAAAACCAGCAGTGACCACAACAACAA TGTGCTTCAGGTGGACAAGAGCAGCAGGCCTTTCCAGGCGGCTCTATTGGTCACAGGGGTGATTGGAATCGGACTTTTCACCCTGTGGAAGCTGAAATCATAA